The Triticum aestivum cultivar Chinese Spring chromosome 3A, IWGSC CS RefSeq v2.1, whole genome shotgun sequence genome includes a region encoding these proteins:
- the LOC123058103 gene encoding UMP-CMP kinase 1: protein MAEVVQVHKDWVGSLPSGKKITVVFVIGGPGSGKGTQCAKIVSQFGFTHLSAGDLLREEVKSDTEQGAMIKNLMHEGKLVPSEIIVRLLLKAMLASGNDKFLIDGFPRNEENREAYEKIIKIEPEFVLLIDCSREEMERRILHRNQGRDDDNMETIRRRFEVFQQSTLPVIQHYEKMGKLRRVDGDRQPDMVFEDVKAIFAQLNTQANEGSNISRAQINPFKRWFLDLFCSCFDLQDRRN, encoded by the exons ATGGCAGAAGTAGTACAAGTACACAAG GATTGGGTCGGGTCATTACCCTCCGGGAAAAAGATAACAGTTGTTTTTGTCATAG GAGGGCCAGGCAGTGGCAAAGGCACTCAGTGTGCTAAGATTGTGAGTCAGTTTGGGTTCACCCATCTGAGTGCTGGCGATCTTCTTCGCGAAGAAGTTAAATCTGATACCGAGCAAGG TGCAATGATCAAGAATCTCATGCATGAAGGAAAGCTTGTGCCTTCTGAGATCATCGTTAGGCTACTGTTAAAGGCCATGCTTGCAAGTGGAAATGATAAGTTTCTCATTGATGGATTTCCGCGAAATGAAGAGAACCGCGAAGCATACGAGAAGATT ATTAAGATAGAACCTGAGTTCGTATTACTGATTGACTGCTCAAGGGAAGAGATGGAGCGGCGCATTCTACATCGAAACCAG GGAAGAGATGATGACAACATGGAAACCATTCGTCGGCGGTTCGAAGTTTTTCAGCAATCAACTCTGCCTGTTATTCAGCACTATGAGAAAATGGGAAAGCTTCGAAGG GTTGATGGTGACAGGCAGCCAGACATGGTGTTCGAAGACGTGAAGGCCATCTTCGCGCAACTAAACACTCAG GCAAACGAAGGCAGCAACATAAGCAGAGCACAAATTAATCCATTCAAGCGTTGGTTTCTCGACCTTTTCTGCA GTTGCTTCGATTTGCAAGACAGAAGGAACTGA
- the LOC123058104 gene encoding agamous-like MADS-box protein AGL80 has protein sequence MARKKVAIEYIASDPTRKATARKRDMGIKKKAGELSVLCGVDTCYIMYREGGASPPEVYPSVPEAMRVIDRFRAMPELDQCKKKMDGEDYVRERIAKIQEQLRRAQRDNRQLETMLLLHDALAGRRQGLAGVAIEQLVSLGWMAESYVKKVSDCIAYRSMQQQQQQQLLLPLQHAGVQAEPPHYAAATVAGVEAPHQQL, from the coding sequence ATGGCTCGCAAGAAGGTGGCCATCGAGTACATCGCGAGCGACCCGACCCGGAAGGCGACGGCGAGGAAGCGCGACATGGGGATCAAGAAGAAGGCCGGGGAGCTGTCGGTGCTGTGCGGCGTGGACACGTGCTACATCATGTACCGCGAGGGCGGGGCCTCCCCGCCGGAGGTGTACCCGTCGGTCCCGGAGGCGATGCGCGTCATCGACCGCTTCAGGGCCATGCCGGAGCTGGACCAgtgcaagaagaagatggacgGGGAGGACTACGTCCGGGAGCGCATCGCCAAGATCCAGGAGCAGCTGCGCAGGGCGCAGCGCGACAACCGCCAGCTCGAGACCATGCTGCTCCTCCACGACGCTCTGGCCGGCCGCCGTCAGGGCCTTGCCGGCGTCGCCATCGAGCAGCTCGTCAGCCTGGGCTGGATGGCGGAGAGCTACGTCAAGAAGGTGAGCGACTGCATCGCGTACAGGagcatgcagcagcagcagcagcagcagctgctgctgccgctgcagcACGCCGGCGTGCAGGCTGAGCCGCCGCATTACGCCGCTGCCACAGTCGCCGGCGTGGAGGCGCCGCACCAGCAGTTATAA